In one window of Syngnathus typhle isolate RoL2023-S1 ecotype Sweden linkage group LG7, RoL_Styp_1.0, whole genome shotgun sequence DNA:
- the pard6a gene encoding partitioning defective 6 homolog alpha isoform X1 — protein sequence MIFVGVPQFLFQTETTMSRQQQTSFKASDSVVEVKSKFDAEYRRFAFKRNCPGGFQEFYSLLQTIHRIPEVDMLLGYADDHGDLLPINNEDNFHKAVSSANPLLRIIITKKEDEPAIFATNSLQRRKKGLGLTGLRTAGSLSAHSKSKMGLMIGRPQNFRQISSIIDVDILPETHRRVRLHKHGTHKPLGFYIRDGASMRVTPYGVEKVPGVFISRLVRGGLAESTGLLGVNDEILEVNGIDVTGKSLDQVTDMMVANSHNLIVTVKPANQRNNVMHRGSKTTGNSGSFVSNGSTGSALSHDSTSPATHSTPITASNSIVEGDSDEEEDDDGDLILESDCPTFYQSHNITNLTSERLHSSPVVRTLQQSVSMPEYMGSNLRSGQNGHSGHSIQRSMREGGNIITM from the exons ATGATTTTCGTCGGAGTGCCGCAGTTTCTCTTCCAAACCGAGACAACAATGTCACGACAACAGCAGACGTCGTTCAAAGCCTCGGACAGCGTGGTCGAGGTCAAAAGTAAA TTTGACGCAGAATACCGCCGCTTTGCTTTCAAGAGGAACTGCCCAGGTGGCTTCCAAGAGTTCTACAGCCTCCTCCAAACTATCCATCGCATCCCTGAAGTAGACATGTTATTAGGATATGCAGATGACCATGGAGACCTTCTTCCAATCAACAATGAAGACAACTTCCACAAAGCTGTCTCATCAGCAAATCCCTTACTTCGCATTATCATAACCAAGAAAG AGGATGAACCTGCGATTTTCGCCACCAACTCACTCCAGAGGCGGAAAAAAGGCCTGGGTTTGACAGGTCTCCGTACGGCTGGTTCATTGTCCGCCCACTCGAAGAGCAAAATGGGTCTCATGATTGGTCGACCACAGAACTTCCGTCAAATTTCATCAATTATTGACGTGGATATCCTACCCGAGACACATCGCCGAGTACGGCTCCACAAGCACGGTACCCATAAACCTCTGGGCTTCTACATTCGAGATGGGGCCAGTATGAGAGTGACGCCTTATGGTGTAGAAAAG GTTCCAGGAGTGTTCATATCCCGCCTTGTGCGTGGTGGTCTTGCAGAGAGTACTGGGCTCTTGGGAGTTAACGATGAGATTCTTGAGGTCAATGGTATTGATGTTACAGGAAAATCTTTAGACCAG gtgacagacatgatGGTGGCCAACAGCCACAATCTTATAGTGACAGTAAAACCAGCTAACCAGAGGAACAATGTCATGCATCGAGGGAGTAAAACAACAGGAAATTCTGGTTCTTTTGTCTCAAATGGATCTACAGGCTCCGCTCTGTCACATGATTCAACGAGTCCGGCCACTCACAGCACCCCCATCACTGCAAG TAACAGTATCGTAGAGGGTGACAGcgatgaagaagaagatgatgatggtgacCTCATCCTGGAAAGTGACTGTCCGACATTCTATCAATCCCACAACATTACAAACCTCACCAGTGAAAGATTGCACAGCAGCCCTGTGGTTAGAACCCTTCAACAGAGCGTCTCCATGCCTGAATACATGGGATCAAACCTGAGGTCTGGTCAAAACGGGCACTCAGGTCACAGCATTCAACGAAGCATGAGAGAGGGTGGCAATATAATAACAATGTGA
- the pard6a gene encoding partitioning defective 6 homolog alpha isoform X2, whose amino-acid sequence MLLGYADDHGDLLPINNEDNFHKAVSSANPLLRIIITKKEDEPAIFATNSLQRRKKGLGLTGLRTAGSLSAHSKSKMGLMIGRPQNFRQISSIIDVDILPETHRRVRLHKHGTHKPLGFYIRDGASMRVTPYGVEKVPGVFISRLVRGGLAESTGLLGVNDEILEVNGIDVTGKSLDQVTDMMVANSHNLIVTVKPANQRNNVMHRGSKTTGNSGSFVSNGSTGSALSHDSTSPATHSTPITASNSIVEGDSDEEEDDDGDLILESDCPTFYQSHNITNLTSERLHSSPVVRTLQQSVSMPEYMGSNLRSGQNGHSGHSIQRSMREGGNIITM is encoded by the exons ATGTTATTAGGATATGCAGATGACCATGGAGACCTTCTTCCAATCAACAATGAAGACAACTTCCACAAAGCTGTCTCATCAGCAAATCCCTTACTTCGCATTATCATAACCAAGAAAG AGGATGAACCTGCGATTTTCGCCACCAACTCACTCCAGAGGCGGAAAAAAGGCCTGGGTTTGACAGGTCTCCGTACGGCTGGTTCATTGTCCGCCCACTCGAAGAGCAAAATGGGTCTCATGATTGGTCGACCACAGAACTTCCGTCAAATTTCATCAATTATTGACGTGGATATCCTACCCGAGACACATCGCCGAGTACGGCTCCACAAGCACGGTACCCATAAACCTCTGGGCTTCTACATTCGAGATGGGGCCAGTATGAGAGTGACGCCTTATGGTGTAGAAAAG GTTCCAGGAGTGTTCATATCCCGCCTTGTGCGTGGTGGTCTTGCAGAGAGTACTGGGCTCTTGGGAGTTAACGATGAGATTCTTGAGGTCAATGGTATTGATGTTACAGGAAAATCTTTAGACCAG gtgacagacatgatGGTGGCCAACAGCCACAATCTTATAGTGACAGTAAAACCAGCTAACCAGAGGAACAATGTCATGCATCGAGGGAGTAAAACAACAGGAAATTCTGGTTCTTTTGTCTCAAATGGATCTACAGGCTCCGCTCTGTCACATGATTCAACGAGTCCGGCCACTCACAGCACCCCCATCACTGCAAG TAACAGTATCGTAGAGGGTGACAGcgatgaagaagaagatgatgatggtgacCTCATCCTGGAAAGTGACTGTCCGACATTCTATCAATCCCACAACATTACAAACCTCACCAGTGAAAGATTGCACAGCAGCCCTGTGGTTAGAACCCTTCAACAGAGCGTCTCCATGCCTGAATACATGGGATCAAACCTGAGGTCTGGTCAAAACGGGCACTCAGGTCACAGCATTCAACGAAGCATGAGAGAGGGTGGCAATATAATAACAATGTGA